A stretch of Procambarus clarkii isolate CNS0578487 chromosome 20, FALCON_Pclarkii_2.0, whole genome shotgun sequence DNA encodes these proteins:
- the LOC123755230 gene encoding uro-adherence factor A-like, translating into MVLHSLPGLVPSFDNYLLTPTEHSPNHKVLAPTEHSPSLELLIPTEHSSCLQLLAPTEHSPSPEFLAGIKHSPSPELLAPTEYGPSPELLALTEHSLCPELLTAAKHSPCPELLRPTEHSPSPELLAPTEHSPSHKLLALIEHSPSPELLASTKHSPSSELLGPIEHSPTPELLAPTEHSPSPDLPSPELFADIEHSPSLDLLARTRHSPSPELLAPTEYSLSSERLARTEHSPSPELLAPTEDSNCPELLYPTEHSPSPELLAPIEYSPIFELLAPTEHRSSPEILAPTEHSHSPELLAPTEHSPSPEVLAPTEHSSSPKLLAPTEHSHCPELLDPTEHSPSPELLAPTEHTPSPELSAVQQFNSSLLAPTKHSTSTELLGPIEHSPSSELLAPTEHSPSPELLAPSEHSPSPELLTPIEHSSCLELLASPEHSPSPEVLAGIEHSPCPDLLPSPELFTPTEHSPSIELLAPAEYGPSSELLVLTEHSLCPELLCPTEHSPSPDLLVPTEPIYSPELFDPTEQSPSPELLAPTEHSPSNKLLAGIEHSPSPELLVPTEHSLSPEMLAPTEHSPCPELLCPTEHSPSPELLALTEHSPSPELPSPELLAPSEHSPSPELLTPTEHSPSPELLAPSEHSPSPELLTPTEHSSCLELPSPDLLAPTEYGSSSDLLAPTEHRPSPELLGPFEHRHSHELLDPTEHSPSRELLAPSEDIPSPELLPPAENSPSPELLAGIEYSPSPELPELLAPSEHSLSPELLTPTEHNPSPELLAGIEHRPCPDLLARTRHSSCPELLAPTENSPSPELLAPTEQSPSPELLAPTEHNPSPELLAPTEHSLGPELLTPTEHIPSPELLAATEHNSKSEFLTPTEHSSCPELLAPTEHSPSPELLAGIEHSPRSDLLARTKYSPSPELLAPTEIQP; encoded by the exons atggtgctacatagccttcccggtttggtgccttcttttgataattacttacttactcctactgaacacagccctAATCATAAAGTTTTggctcctactgaacacagcccCAGCCTTGAACTGTTGATTCCTACTGAACACAGCTCTTGCCTTCAACTGTTggctcctactgaacacagcccAAGCCCTGAATTTTTGGCTGGTATTAAACACAGCCCAAGCCCTGAACTGTTGGCTCCTACTGAATACGGCCCTAGCCCTGAGCTGTTGGCTCTTACTGAACACAGCCTTTGCCCTGAACTATTGACTGCTGCTAAACACAGTCCTTGCCCTGAACTGTTGCGtcctactgaacacagccctAGCCCTGAGCTGTTGGCTCCTACTGAACATAGCCCTAGCCATAAACTGTTGGCTTTGATTGAACACAGCCCTAGCCCTGAACTGTTGGCTTCTACTAAACACAGCCCTAGCTCTGAACTATTGGGTCCTATTGAACACAGCCCTACCCCTGAACTGTTggctcctactgaacacagccctAGCCCTGATCT ccctAGCCCTGAATTGTTTGCTGATATTGAACACAGCCCAAGCCTTGATCTGTTGGCTCGAACTAGACACAGCCCTAGCCCTGAACTGTTAGCTCCTACTGAATACAGCCTTAGCTCTGAACGGTTGGCTCGTACTGAACACAGCCCCAGCCCGGAACTTTTGGCTCCTACTGAAGACAGCAATTGCCCTGAACTGCTGTAtcctactgaacacagccctAGCCCTGAACTGTTAGCTCCTATTGAATACAGCCCTATCTTTGAACTGTTGGCTCCTACTGAACACAGGTCTAGCCCTGAAATTTTGGCTCCTACTGAACATAGCCATAGCCCTGAACTGTTggctcctactgaacacagccctAGTCCTGAAGTGTTggctcctactgaacacagcTCTAGTCCTAAACTGTTggctcctactgaacacagccATTGCCCTGAACTGCTGGAtcctactgaacacagccctAGCCCTGAACTGTTAGCACCTACTGAACACACCCCTAGCCCTGAACTGTCGGCTG TTCAACAGTTCAACAGTTCACTGTTGGCTCCTACTAAACACAGCACTAGCACTGAACTTTTGGGTCCTATTGAACACAGCCCTAGCTCTGAACTGTTggctcctactgaacacagccctAGTCCTGAACTGTTGGCTCCTTCTGAACACAGCCCTAGCCCTGAACTGTTGACTCCTATTGAACACAGCTCTTGCCTAGAACTGTTGGCTTCTCCTGAACACAGCCCTAGCCCTGAAGTGTTGGCTGGTATTGAACACAGCCCTTGCCCTGATCTGTTG cccAGCCCTGAACTGTTTActcctactgaacacagccctAGCATTGAACTGTTGGCTCCTGCTGAATACGGCCCTAGCTCTGAGCTGTTGGTTCTTACTGAACACAGCCTTTGCCCTGAACTGTTGTGtcctactgaacacagccctAGCCCTGATCTTTTGGTTCCTACTGAACCCATCTATAGCCCTGAATTGTTCGATCCTACTGAACAAAGCCCTAGCCCTGAACTCTTGGCTCCTACTGAACATAGCCCTAGCAATAAACTGTTGGCTGGGATTGAACACAGCCCTAGCCCTGAACTGTTGGTTCCTACTGAACACAGCCTCAGCCCTGAAATGTTGGCTCCTACGGAACACAGTCCTTGCCCTGAACTGTTGTGtcctactgaacacagccctAGCCCTGAACTGTTGGCTCTTACTGAACATAGCCCTAGCCCTGAACTA cccAGCCCTGAGCTGTTGGCTCCTTCTGAACACAGCCCTAGCCCTGAACTGTTGActcctactgaacacagccctAGCCCTGAGCTGTTGGCTCCTTCTGAACACAGCCCTAGCCCTGAACTGTTGACTCCTACTGAACACAGCTCTTGCCTTGAACT CCCAAGCCCTGATCTGTTGGCTCCTACTGAATACGGCTCTAGCTCTGACCTGTTGGCTCCTACTGAACACAGGCCTAGCCCTGAACTTTTGGGTCCATTTGAACACAGACATAGCCATGAACTGTTGGAtcctactgaacacagccctAGCCGTGAACTGTTAGCTCCTTCTGAAGACATCCCTAGTCCTGAACTGTTACCTCCCGCTGAAAACAGCCCTAGCCCTGAACTATTGGCTGGTATTGAATACAGCCCAAGCCCTGAACT GCCTGAACTGTTGGCTCCTTCTGAACACAGCCTTAGCCCTGAACTGCTAACTCCTACTGAACACAACCCTAGCCCTGAACTGTTGGCTGGTATTGAACACAGACCCTGCCCTGATCTGTTAGCTCGAACTAGACACAGTTCTTGCCCTGAACTGTTGGCTCCTACTGAAAACAGCCCTAGCCCTGAACTGTTGGCTCCTACTGAACAAAGCCCTAGCCCTGAACTATTGGCTCCTACTGAACACAACCCTAGCCCTGAACTATTggctcctactgaacacagccTTGGCCCTGAACTGTTGACTCCTACTGAACACATCCCTAGCCCTGAATTGTTGGCTGCTACTGAACACAACTCTAAATCTGAATTCTTGACTCCTACTGAACATAGCTCTTGCCCTGAACTGTTggctcctactgaacacagccctAGCCCTGAACTGTTGGCTGGTATTGAACACAGCCCTAGGTCTGATCTTTTGGCTCGTACTAAATACAGCCCTAGCCCTGAACTGCTGGCTCCAACAGAAATACAGCCCTAG
- the LOC123755229 gene encoding uro-adherence factor A-like, protein MLPVLAVFCLCLATLVQGNSSIQMWSVDVLKNNEVIRELENCGYFDIWGDNTTHAQVWESSSIPEDWLDAVVLPIRKPGSLGTSSKDFRSIALTSCVCKLPEIFTSTEHSPSYELLASSEHSSSLELLALTEHRSSPELLAPTEHSPSFELLAPTVYSPSLELLAPTEHSPSPELFSPTEHSPSHEMLAPTEYSPSFELLAPTEPSPIYEHLAPTEHSYSPELLAPTEHSPSPELLAPTEYMNSPERLDPTEHSPTFQLLAPSEHSLSLELLAPTEHSPSSELLAGIVFSPSPERLAPTEHSPNHEMLAPTEHNSRPELLDPPEHNPSPELLTPTEHIPRSELLVPTKHNPSPELLIPIEHSHSPELLAPTEHRPSPELLAPTEHSLSLELLDPIERNPSTKVLTPAEHSSCLELLAPTEHRPCPELFARTEHSSSPELLLPTEHSPNPELLAGFDHNPNSELLAPTEHNPSSELLAPTEHKSNPYLLTPTEHSPSPELLVGIEHSTRSDLLALTEHKSSPELPSPEILAPTEHSPSSVLLTATEHSPSPELLGHTEHSLGPKLLAGIEHSPSLELFAGIEQNPSPDLLARIKHSPSPDFLAPTEYSPSPELLAPTEQSLSPELLTPSKHSPTPELLAPTELNPSLELPCPELLVPNEQSPSLELLAPTEHSPNPELFAATNHSPSPKLLALTEQCPIPELLAPTEHRPIPEILSPELLAPTEHSPSPELLAGIEHIPSPELLTPTEHSPSPKLLAPTEQTPSPELLAPTEHSHSPELLAPTEHSLSSERLAPTEHSPSPDFLAPTEHSQCPELLAPTEHSHSPELSCLELVAPTEHSLSPDLLAPIEHSPSPELLAPTKHSPSPELLTPTEHSPSPELLASTEHNSRSEFLTPTEYSLSPELVAPSEHRPSPELLAPTEHSHCPELLAPTEHSHCPELPSPELLAPNEQSPSPELLAGIEYSPIPELLTPNEHSPCLELPSPELFADIEHSPSPDLLARTRHSPSPELLAPTEYSLSSERLARTEHSPSPELLAPTEHSNCPELLYPTEHSPNPELLAPTKYCPTSELLAITEHILLHILRLELLAPTEHNPSPEKLTPTEHSLSPELLALTEHSPSPELLALTEHSPRPELLVSSEHSPSPELLTPTVHSSCLELVAPTELSPSPELLAGIEHSPYPDLLARTRHILALNSLVLNCWLPLKYSPSPELLVPTEHSPSPELLPPTEHSPSPQLLAGIEYSPSPEQCAPTEHSPSPELLPSTEHSPSPELLALTEHNPRTEMLTPTEHSPFPERFAATEHNPQTELLTPTEHSHSPELLAPTEHSPSPELLASTENSTSPDLLTPTEHSSGLELLTPTEHSPSPELFDPIQHCPSPELFAPSEHSPSPELLAPTDHRSSL, encoded by the exons CCCTGAAATCTTCACTTCAACTGAACACAGCCCTAGCTATGAATTATTGGCTAGTTCTGAACACAGCTCTAGCCTTGAACTGTTGGCTCTTACTGAACACAGATCTAGCCCTGAACTGTTggctcctactgaacacagccctAGCTTTGAACTGTTGGCTCCTACTGTATACAGCCCTAGCCTTGAACTGTTGGCTCCAACTGAACACAGCCCTAGCCCTGAACTGTTTTctcctactgaacacagccctAGCCATGAAATGTTGGCTCCTACTGAGTACAGCCCTAGTTTTGAACTGTTGGCTCCAACTGAACCCAGCCCTATCTATGAACATTTGGCTCCTACAGaacacagctatagccctgaactgttggctcctactgaacacagccctAGCCCTGAACTCTTGGCTCCTACTGAATACATGAATAGCCCTGAACGGCTGGAtcctactgaacacagccctACCTTTCAACTGTTGGCTCCTTCTGAACACAGCCTTAGCCTTGAACTGTTAGCTCCCACTGAACACAGCCCTAGCTCTGAATTGTTGGCTGGTATTGTATTCAGCCCTAGCCCTGAGAGGTTGGCACCTACTGAACACAGCCCTAACCATGAAATGTTGGCTCCTACTGAACACAACTCTAGGCCTGAACTGTTGGATCCTCCTGAACACAACCCTAGCCCTGAACTGTTGACTCCAACTGAACACATCCCTAGGTCTGAACTGTTGGTTCCTACAAAACACAACCCTAGCCCTGAACTGTTGATTCCTATTGAACACAGTCATAGCCCTGAACTGTTGGCTCCTACTGAACACAGACCTAGCCCTGAACTGTTggctcctactgaacacagccTTAGCCTTGAACTGTTGGATCCTATTGAACGTAACCCTAGCACTAAAGTGTTGACTCCTGCTGAACACAGCTCTTGCCTTGAACTGTTGGCTCCTACTGAACACAGACCTTGCCCTGAACTGTTCGCTCGTACTGAACACAGCTCTAGCCCTGAACTGTTACTtcctactgaacacagccctAACCCTGAATTGTTGGCTGGTTTTGATCACAACCCTAACTCTGAACTGTTGGCTCCAACTGAACACAACCCTAGCTCTGAATTGTTGGCTCCTACTGAACACAAATCTAACCCTTATTTGTTGActcctactgaacacagccctAGCCCTGAACTGTTGGTTGGTATAGAACACAGCACTAGGTCTGATCTGTTGGCTCTTACTGAACACAAATCTAGCCCTGAACT CCCTAGCCCTGAAATATTGGCTCCAACTGAACACAGCCCCAGCTCTGTACTGTTGACTGCTACTGAACACAGCCCTAGCCCTGAACTATTGGGTCACACAGAACACAGCCTTGGCCCTAAACTGTTGGCTGGTATTGAACACAGCCCTAGCCTTGAACTGTTTGCTGGTATTGAACAGAACCCAAGCCCTGATCTGTTGGCTCGTATTAAACACAGCCCTAGCCCTGACTTTTTGGCTCCTACTGAATACAGCCCAAGCCCTGAACTGTTGGCTCCTACTGAACAAAGCCTTAGCCCTGAACTGTTGACTCCTTCTAAACACAGCCCTACCCCTGAACTGTTGGCTCCTACTGAACTCAACCCTAGCCTTGAACT CCCTTGCCCTGAACTGTTGGTTCCTAATGAACAAAGTCCTAGCCTTGAACTGTTGGCTCCAACTGAACACAGCCCTAACCCTGAACTGTTTGCTGCTACTAATCACAGCCCTAGCCCTAAACTGTTGGCTCTTACTGAACAATGCCCAATCCCTGAACTGTTGGCTCCTACTGAACACAGGCCTATCCCTGAAAT CCTTAGCCCTGAACTGTTggctcctactgaacacagccctAGCCCTGAACTGTTGGCTGGTATTGAACACATTCCTAGCCCTGAACTATTGActcctactgaacacagccctAGCCCTAAACTGTTGGCTCCTACTGAACAGACCCCTAGCCCTGAACTTTTggctcctactgaacacagccATAGCCCTGAACTTTTggctcctactgaacacagccTTAGCTCTGAACGGTTggctcctactgaacacagcccCAGCCCTGATTTTTTggctcctactgaacacagccAATGCCCTGAACTGTTGGCACCTACTGAACACAGCCATAGCCCTGAACT CTCTTGCCTTGAACTGGTggctcctactgaacacagccTTAGCCCTGACCTGTTGGCTCCTATTGAACACAGCCCTAGCCCTGAACTATTGGCTCCTACTAAACACAGCCCTAGCCCTGAACTGTTGACCCCTACTGAACACAGCCCTAGCCCTGAATTGTTGGCTTCAACCGAACACAACTCTAGATCTGAATTCTTGACTCCTACTGAATACAGCCTTAGCCCTGAACTGGTAGCTCCTTCTGAACACAGACCTAGCCCTGAACTGTTGGCACCTACTGAACACAGCCATTGCCCTGAACTGTTGGCACCTACTGAACACAGCCATTGCCCTGAACT CCCTAGCCCTGAACTGTTAGCTCCTAATGAACAAAGCCCTAGCCCTGAACTGTTGGCTGGTATTGAATACAGCCCTATCCCTGAACTGTTGACTCCTAATGAACACAGCCCTTGCCTTGAACT ccctAGCCCTGAATTGTTTGCTGATATTGAACACAGCCCTAGCCCTGATCTGTTGGCTCGAACTAGACACAGCCCTAGCCCTGAACTGTTAGCTCCTACTGAATACAGCCTTAGCTCTGAACGGTTGGCTCGTACTGAACACAGCCCCAGCCCGGAACTTTTggctcctactgaacacagcaattGCCCTGAACTGCTGTAtcctactgaacacagccctAACCCTGAACTGTTGGCACCTACTAAATACTGCCCCACCTCTGAATTGTTGGCTATTACTGAACACATCCTATTACACATCCTTAGGCTGGAACTGTTGGCTCCTACTGAACACAACCCTAGCCCTGAAAAGTTGACTCCTACTGAACACAGCCTTAGCCCTGAACTGTTGGCTCTTACTGAACACAGCCCAAGCCCTGAACTGCTGGCTCTTACTGAACACAGCCCTAGGCCTGAATTGTTGGTTTCTTCTGAACACAGCCCTAGCCCTGAACTGCTAACTCCTACTGTACACAGCTCTTGCCTTGAACTGGTGGCTCCTACTGAACTAAGCCCTAGCCCTGAACTGTTGGCTGGTATTGAACACAGCCCTTACCCTGATCTGTTGGCTCGAACTAGACACATTCTAGCCCTGAACT ccctAGTCCTGAACTGTTGGCTCCCACTGAAATACAGCCCTAGCCCTGAACTTTTGGTTCCTACGGAACACAGCCCTAGCCCTGAACTGTTACCTCCCACTGAACACAGCCCTAGCCCTCAACTATTGGCTGGTATTGAATACAGCCCAAGCCCTGAACAATGTGCTCCTACTGAACACAGTCCTAGTCCTGAACTGTTACCTTCTACTGAACACAGCCCTAGCCCTGAACTGTTGGCTCTTACTGAACACAACCCTAGGACTGAAATGTTGActcctactgaacacagccctTTTCCTGAACGGTTCGCTGCTACTGAACACAACCCTCAGACTGAACTGTTGACTCCTACTGAACACAGCCATAGCCCTGAACTGTTGGCTCCCACTGAACACAGTCCTAGCCCTGAATTGTTGGCTTCTACTGAAAACAGCACTAGCCCTGACCTATTGACTCCAACTGAACACAGCTCAGGCCTTGAACTGTTGACTCCTACAGAACACAGCCCTAGCCCTGAACTGTTTGATCCTATTCAACACTGCCCTAGCCCTGAACTATTCGCTCCTTCTGAACACAGCCCTAGCCCTGAACTGTTGGCTCCTACTGATCACAGATCTAGCCTATAA